The sequence TTTTGTATTCTTATCATCGGTTTAATTGGTCTTACCCTTGATTATTTCTTTAAACTTTTGGCTCGTTTAACCTTACCTTGGGCAGAAAGCACTTCTAACTGAGCTTTAATTGCGAAATATAATTGAGCCATTACATTAAGGAGAGAGCCGATGAAATTACAAAATTGTCAGGATGCTGCTCTGTTAGTCATTGATTTACAAGCTGATATTTTTACGGGAGGACCATTAAAGGTGGTTGGTGCAGAAGAGGTTCTTCCAAAGGCAGAACAAGCTCTTGCAACCGCCCGATCTTTAAAAATCCCGATTATCCATACCAAAGAAGTTCATCGTAAGGAGAAAGTTGACTTTGGACGAGAGCTAGACGGAGCAGAACCGCTACATTGTCTAGAAACTTGGTCAGGAACTGATTTTTATCCCTCTTTAGCTCCTCAAGAAGGAGAATATACGATTGCTAAGCGTCGGTATAGTTGTTTTTTTGCTACAGATTTGGAAATTTTATTAAAGGGTTTAAATGTCAAAACATTAATTTTAATGGGAGCTTTAACTAATGTTTGTGTTCACTATACTGCTGTAGATGCTCATCAACATGATTACCATTTTTATGTTCTTGAAAATTGTTGTATTGGTGCTGACTGGGAGGCTCATGAAGCCGCCCTCAAAGCGATGGCTTACTTACAGAGAGACTCTCGAATTAGTCTCAAAGACTTTATCAATCTCAAAATGTATTCTGTTTTAAAAAAATAATTCTATTTCTTATGTTAAACCAAGAATCTCAACAAGAGAAACAGTTTGATTCTTTTTCGACACCTAAGTTAGTTGTTGATAATTTATCAAAAATATTTAAGGAAAAAAAACAAACTCTTACTGTCCTTGAAAAAATTAATCTCCATCTGTTTCCAAATGAGTTAGTTTGTTTAGTCGGTCCATCGGGTTGTGGTAAGTCAACCCTCCTTAATATCATTGCGGGTCTAGTTTCTCCAACGAAGGGATCTGTTTTCATTGATGGAGAAGTTGTATTTGGACCAGGGGCAGATCGAGGAATGATTTTCCAAAATTATACACTGTATCCTTGGTTAACAGTTGCTCAAAATATTGCTTTTGGCTTATATTTAAAAAAAATGTCAAAATTTGAACAGAAACAGCGAGTGCATTATTACTTGAATATTATTGGCTTATCTGATTTTGCAAATACTTACCCGAAAGATCTTTCAGGAGGAATGAAACAACGAGTTGCCATTGCTCGTGCTTTAGCAAATGAGCCAGATGTTCTGTTAATGGATGAACCTTTTGGGGCACTTGATGCACAAACAAAAGAGCAGTTACAAGAATTTTTGATGCAATTATGGGAGCAAACAAAAATCACAATTTTAATGGTAACTCATGATATTGAAGAGGCAATTTTTTTATCGCAAAGACTTTATATCTTAGCGACTCAACCAGGTCGGATAAAAAGAGAAATTGGAATTAATTTACCTATCAACAGATCTCTTGATTTGAAGTTGACTCCAGAATTTATAGAAAGAAAACGCGATGTTCTAAACACCCTACGTTAAGATTTATTTTTTTGAGCATTATTTGAGCATTATTTGAGCATTAATGGTTGGCTTGATTAGATTTAATCATTAATAATATTACCAGTCAAAAAAAACTAAAATTTGATGCAAATGAGGAAAAAAGTATGAAAAACATATTAGTCGTTGATGATATTCAATCGGAAGTACAGCTAATCAAAAGTTATTTAGAAAAAGGCGGATATACTGTCACAACAGCCCTCAGTGGTGCTGAAGCTTTAGAACAAGTAAGCCAACAATGTCCTGATGTGATTGTTGCTGATTTAGTGATGCCCGAAATGAGTGGTCTTGAACTATGTCGGAAACTCAAGAAAAATCCAGAAACGGCTGAGATTCCGATCATTGCTTGCACAACAAAAGATCGACAGGTAGATCAAAAGTGGGCAACCAAACAAGGAGTTGCTGTTTATTTGGTGAAGCCTTGTACTCAAGAACAAATGATCGAAGCGGTTGAATCAGTAACTGCTTAAGCTGATGAAAAATACAAGCACAACGGAACGGTTACAAGAACTTCTTCCTAAACTCTTTAGCAGCGATCGCGCTGAGGGAGAGCGTTATTTGTTATTTCGGATGACATCAGATTTGCAAGTTGCCATTAGCCTCGATCAAGTTTGGGAAGCAACAACGTTATCGGCAACAGCCATTACACCAATTCCTCAAATGCCACCTTGGATTTTGGGATGGACAAATGGGCGCGATCGTGTATTTTGTCTCATTGCACTTGCGGAGTTTTTAGGATTAGAACAGGTCAAAAAAATTCCGCAATACTATCCGATAATTATCGTGCAATTACCGAGTCAAAAAGGTAATTTTCAGCAAAGACTTTTAGGTTTAAGCGTTCATCGTATTGTCCGTACGCTACGGATTCAGCAAGAAGAAATTGTCTCGCCAGTTGGGGAGTTTCCACAAGTATTAACGCCCTATCTCCAAGGTTATTTCCAATCAGAGCAAGAACCGATTGCAATTCTTAATTTAGAGGCAATTGCCCATCAAATTCAACAACAGATTCAGTTTAAATCATAAGATAGAAAGAATAAAAATCATGACTCAATTAAAGGATTCCAAGGCAAATAAATCTCTTGCAAGAAGTAATTCCAAGCAAGAGAGTAACCGATCAGGATCAGCACGGCAACACGCCTTTTCTTCTCCGAAAAAAGCCAACCGATTATGGATTCAATTATTATGGAGAGTCTTACCAATTGTGGTCTTACCAATGACTGTAGCAGCAGGAGCAGGATGGTGGATTATTCATGAAAATATTGAAAATCAATATCGAACGCGCTTACGAGAACACTCGTTATTAGCAGCAGAGTCAATGAGAGAACGGTTATCGGGTCTCTTAGAAACCCCAGAGAGGCTGGCCAATAATCCCTTAGTCGTGGAATCAGTGCGTGAAGGGAGTGACCAAGTCATCACTGAAAATCTTAATGCTCTATCCGTTGAAGAGTTAGAGAAGCAATTTAATGAGACCAAGAGGCTTCAAGTTAACCCAATTTTAAGCAATTATGTGAAGCAACTAGCGGGTGCTGAAAGTATTGGTGAAATTATTATTACCGAACAAAATGGTTTGAATGTTGCTTACAGCCAAGTAACATCAGATTTTGTGCAGAGGGATGAAACTTGGTGGCAGAATGGTCAAACTCAAGAACAATTGATCGGAGACTTAGAGTATGATGCCTCAACGGGTAAAGTTTTAATGCAGATTACACAGAGGATTCAATCTTCTGAGACAGATGAATTTTTGGGTATAGTGCGGGTGGGATTTCCTCGTTCCACTTTTCAGGTGGTGGATGTTTACTTAGAACAAGCAAGTCTTTTAGAAACAGGACAAGTGCAAGTTTTAAATACGTCCCTCAGTCAAGTCTTAGTAACGGTGACTCAACAAGGGGCTTTAGTGCGCGATCGCGTGGAAGGAGGAGAGGCGATTATTGATGCTGGGCAAATTCTAGTCGATACCTTAGATGACCCAGAATCAAAACTAGAGGCTGCAAAAGAGCGTCTGCAAGGAGAATATAACCTGGAAAATCTTGAATCTGATTTTTACGTGGGAGAAACCGGTGATCCCATTGCTCGTTTTAGTTTTAGCTATGAGGGACGAACCTACGAAATGACCACCATTCCAAGAACAGACTGGGTCAGCATTTCGTCCGTCGATCATCAAATCTTGGCCAATGCGGGAAACGAATTGATTACTGTATTCGCTCTAGTGGGTTCACTTCTGGGTGTCGCAGCAGTGGGACTAACGTTTACTTTAGCTCGTGGCTTAGCCTCTCCTCTCACCAATGTATCAGAAGCAGCATTCCGAGCAGCTTCAGGTAATCTTTCCGCAAGAGCAGAACCTCAAGGAAGTTATGAAACCCAAATTCTTGCACAAAGTTACAACAACCTGGTTGAGCGAGTCCAACAACTCCTGAAAGAACAAGAAGAAAGTGTCGAACAACAACGACAACAACG comes from Halothece sp. PCC 7418 and encodes:
- a CDS encoding methyl-accepting chemotaxis protein, encoding MTQLKDSKANKSLARSNSKQESNRSGSARQHAFSSPKKANRLWIQLLWRVLPIVVLPMTVAAGAGWWIIHENIENQYRTRLREHSLLAAESMRERLSGLLETPERLANNPLVVESVREGSDQVITENLNALSVEELEKQFNETKRLQVNPILSNYVKQLAGAESIGEIIITEQNGLNVAYSQVTSDFVQRDETWWQNGQTQEQLIGDLEYDASTGKVLMQITQRIQSSETDEFLGIVRVGFPRSTFQVVDVYLEQASLLETGQVQVLNTSLSQVLVTVTQQGALVRDRVEGGEAIIDAGQILVDTLDDPESKLEAAKERLQGEYNLENLESDFYVGETGDPIARFSFSYEGRTYEMTTIPRTDWVSISSVDHQILANAGNELITVFALVGSLLGVAAVGLTFTLARGLASPLTNVSEAAFRAASGNLSARAEPQGSYETQILAQSYNNLVERVQQLLKEQEESVEQQRQQREELEEEVARLMTDIEQAADGDLTVRAQLMEGDIGIVADLFNAVVENLQDTAQQVKVAASRVSSSLGDNEQEIREVAEGAIAEAEEIQETLNSVEAMNRSIQEVAKNAQKAASIANTALFTAQEGNQAMDQTVESIQSLRATVGETSKKMKQMGESAQKISQVVSLIDEISLKTSLLAINASVEAHRAGELGQGFTAVAEQVEALAEQSASAAKEIAQIVATIQNETQEAIETMEQGTSEVVESSRSVEETKARLAEVVARSEEINNLMQSISDSTVSQAETSQAVSRLMEQVTASSQKRSETSKEVAEAIQETAQVAQSLEASVEQFKVEK
- a CDS encoding chemotaxis protein CheW, with the translated sequence MKNTSTTERLQELLPKLFSSDRAEGERYLLFRMTSDLQVAISLDQVWEATTLSATAITPIPQMPPWILGWTNGRDRVFCLIALAEFLGLEQVKKIPQYYPIIIVQLPSQKGNFQQRLLGLSVHRIVRTLRIQQEEIVSPVGEFPQVLTPYLQGYFQSEQEPIAILNLEAIAHQIQQQIQFKS
- a CDS encoding ABC transporter ATP-binding protein — translated: MLNQESQQEKQFDSFSTPKLVVDNLSKIFKEKKQTLTVLEKINLHLFPNELVCLVGPSGCGKSTLLNIIAGLVSPTKGSVFIDGEVVFGPGADRGMIFQNYTLYPWLTVAQNIAFGLYLKKMSKFEQKQRVHYYLNIIGLSDFANTYPKDLSGGMKQRVAIARALANEPDVLLMDEPFGALDAQTKEQLQEFLMQLWEQTKITILMVTHDIEEAIFLSQRLYILATQPGRIKREIGINLPINRSLDLKLTPEFIERKRDVLNTLR
- a CDS encoding cysteine hydrolase family protein; its protein translation is MKLQNCQDAALLVIDLQADIFTGGPLKVVGAEEVLPKAEQALATARSLKIPIIHTKEVHRKEKVDFGRELDGAEPLHCLETWSGTDFYPSLAPQEGEYTIAKRRYSCFFATDLEILLKGLNVKTLILMGALTNVCVHYTAVDAHQHDYHFYVLENCCIGADWEAHEAALKAMAYLQRDSRISLKDFINLKMYSVLKK
- a CDS encoding response regulator — encoded protein: MKNILVVDDIQSEVQLIKSYLEKGGYTVTTALSGAEALEQVSQQCPDVIVADLVMPEMSGLELCRKLKKNPETAEIPIIACTTKDRQVDQKWATKQGVAVYLVKPCTQEQMIEAVESVTA